In Diachasmimorpha longicaudata isolate KC_UGA_2023 chromosome 4, iyDiaLong2, whole genome shotgun sequence, a single genomic region encodes these proteins:
- the LOC135161668 gene encoding piwi-like protein Siwi codes for MEISVDESRIEEQFEDADNEVLDADSEGRQGELITFRTNYFKINYDPAKSLYKYKIKVAGNGSGNIVNFKKNYGHIIGPYIEERCNLYCATKPPINLPLTDAENDIYLEFVNELQPHETRQLRMYAILMKRSLEELQFRMIGKCYYDLNSPKRIENYPLEVCPGYVTTIKKFGDNVLMSVDVMHKVLSRMSVLDILERAIEDYGPDYKEAFRTEVVGLPVWTLYDNRMYRVEGVAFSHTPLSKLPETARPENVTYKDFFRKKLGVEIQNSSQPMLIADDTPRSGRERSEKCFLIPELCAVAGLISSLKRKTELTSWIAAQKVVAPETRVDRLEDFGRRLLSNTVLQREFKNWNMLMDSKLFEVPGRILPPQKLIFADGCQANVDINGHWGLSYNEKDFFHARVLSNWVVVTPSPYRIKTQEFVGKIMKNIRNFHMSQPRWVELTEITPEGYGSTLDKAFCDYQPQLVMVVTTGRHPHIYPVILKKCYEENSMPCQVITDGCFTSDEQNDFAIKVAVQLNCKMGGIPWTIHMPLDRRLIIGVDICQDKNDENVNYVSLVAVLDRNLTQYVTLTSAYETDGQKISRLTSNIFTVIDKFRDANDNCLPSKIIIYRGSVLERDARLIKDHEVRRVHGSLSMIYGDEAQLELVYILVSTNSHSRFFHGSRNPPLGSVVDCTITQPGRSDFYLVSHVAENDTVSPTYYNVVHNSASLPLEEIEIITYKLTHMYFTNSHTIPVPAPLQYARKLVTMVAMSLHTPPYSGMKNLYFI; via the exons ATGGAAATTTCTGTGGACGAAAGCAGAATAG AGGAGCAATTTGAGGATGCGGATAATGAAGTCCTTGACGCAGATTCTGAGGGGAGACAGG GAGAGTTAATTACATTCAGAACGAATtactttaaaattaattacgacCCAGCCAAATCATTGTATAAGTACAAAATCAAAGTCGCGGGGAATGGTTCCGGCAATATCGTTAATTTCAAGAAAAACTACGGTCATATCATTGGGCCTTACATCGAAGAGCGATGCAATCTGTATTGCGCAACGAAACCT CCAATTAACCTGCCCCTGACTGATGCAGAGAATGACATATACTTGGAGTTTGTCAACGAGCTGCAGCCCCACGAGACTCGTCAACTGAGGATGTACGCGATTTTGATGAAGAGGTCCCTCGAAGAATTACAGTTCAGAATGATTGGCAAGTGCTATTACGACCTCAACTCACCA aaGAGGATCGAGAATTACCCGTTGGAAGTATGCCCCGGCTATGTAACTACAATTAAGAAGTTTGGTGACAATGTTCTCATGAGTGTCGACGTTATGCACAAAGTTCTATCTCGTATGTCGGTTCTGGATATCTTAGAAAGAGCCATTGAGGATTATGGACCTGATTATAAG GAAGCATTTAGAACTGAAGTAGTAGGTCTTCCAGTCTGGACCCTATACGACAATAGAATGTACCGTGTCGAGGGGGTCGCTTTTTCCCACACCCCACTCTCAAAGTTACCGGAAACTGCTCGACCAGAGAACGTGACATATAAAGATTTCTTCCGAAAAAAATTAGGAGTCGAGATTCAGAACAGTTCGCAGCCAATGCTGATTGCTGATGACACACCACGTTCGGGTCGTGAGAGAAGTGAGAAGTGCTTTCTCATTCCGGAACTGTGTGCAGTTGCAG GATTAATTTCATCACTGAAGCGTAAAACAGAGTTGACATCTTGGATTGCAGCACAAAAAGTAGTTGCACCGGAGACACGTGTGGACAGATTGGAGGATTTCGGTCGTCGTCTCCTTAGTAATACTGTGCTCCAGAGAGAGtttaaaaattggaatatgctGATGGATTCAAAGTTGTTCGAGGTACCCGGAAGAATTCTCCCACCTCAGAAATTGATTTTCGCCGACGGTTGTCAGGCAAATGTCGACATTAATGGTCATTGGGGACTGTCATACAATGAGAAGGACTTTTTTCATGCAAGAGTCCTTTCAAATTGGGTGGTCGTGACACCATCTCCCTACAGAATCAAAACGCAA GAATTCGTggggaaaatcatgaaaaacatTCGCAATTTCCACATGTCACAGCCTCGCTGGGTTGAATTGACGGAAATAACACCCGAGGGCTACGGATCAACCCTCGACAAAGCATTTTGTGATTATCAGCCACAACTCGTGATGGTGGTAACCACAGGACGTCATCCTCACATTTATCCGGTCATTCTGAAGAAATGTTACGAGGAGAATTCTATGCCTTGTCAAGTAATCACTGATGGATGCTTCACTTCAGACGAGCAAAATGATTTTGCCATCAAGGTGGCCGTTCAACTCAACTGCAAAATGGGAGGGATTCCCTGGACTATTCACATGCCCTTGGACAGACGGTTGATTATTGGAGTGGACATATGTCaagataaaaatgatgaaaatgtgAATTATG TTTCTCTCGTTGCTGTATTGGATAGAAATCTCACCCAATATGTTACCCTGACAAGTGCCTACGAAACAGATGGACAGAAGATTTCCCGCCTAACATCAAACATCTTCACAGTCATTGACAAGTTTAGGGATGCAAACGATAATTGTCTCCCCTCCAAGATAATAATTTACCGAGGAAGCGTTCTTGAAAGAGACGCTCGACTCATCAAAGATCACGAAGTTCGTCGGGTCCATGGTTCCCTGTCCATGATTTATGGAGACGAAGCGCAACTGGAACTGGTGTATATTCTCGTCTCGACAAATTCACATAGCAGGTTCTTTCATGGATCCAGGAATCCACCCTTGGGGAGTGTTGTAGACTGTACCATCACGCAGCCTGGGAGGAGTGACTTTTACCTGGTATCTCACGTTGCTGAGAACGACACAGTCAGCCCCACTTATTACAATGTTGTTCATAATTCAGCCAGTCTTCCCCTGgaggaaattgaaataatcacTTACAAATTAACACACATGTACTTTACGAATAGTCACACTATTCCAGTTCCTGCTCCTCTGCAGTATGCTCGGAAACTTGTAACTATGGTGGCCATGTCTCTTCACACTCCACCATATTCAGGAATGAAGAATCTGTACTTTATTTAG